Within Zootoca vivipara chromosome 17, rZooViv1.1, whole genome shotgun sequence, the genomic segment CTTCCTGCAATGCCAAGAAAaatcattcatttccccccaaaggatCTAATATGCAATGCTACTTGATACCTACAGTATCATTTTTAGATTTAGAGTTCTCTACCACCCTTCTCATCCCCTTTTCAAAATCCATAAAAATATTGCTCTATTTGGTATTCTTAAATGCCTTATCACTACAAATGACTTGCATTAGATTTTTTACCCGCAATTTGATACTCCAGGTgccaactaaaaaataaaaatctcaagtTTTTGGCATCCAGGTTTAACAAAAGGTTTAGGTGAAACCTTGTACCCTGAAGGCCAAACTACACAATATATGCAAGTGTGTTTTCTTAAAagcccctctctttttttaaccgtAAAACATTCAGGAGAATTAGTaagaatggaaaagagagagagagagagaagaggagctcCACTCCAGCCCCTCTTCAGGCCCTACCCACAGCTTGCCCccaaaatacaaacatacaatTGAAACcgtgggggcagagggagaatACTTGGGGAAATGATTTGGAGCAGGGGAAAGTCTAAGCATCTCCCGTCTCCACTTTTTTCATCCCAAAGTGAATTTTCAACTTTTAAGGAAGGCTACGATTACATGCTTGCCTCCAACGTGTAGTTTAGACCTAAGTGATTTAGGTTTAGAATATGAATAATGCACGGATAAAAAGAGGTTGGATTACTcttaggttttttcccctctaaACATTTTGTCTCTCAAACTCTTTTGAGTCTCAAACTCCTGCCCAAAAAACCTGACCGAAATTTGTCCTCTAATTCCTGTAAGTACTAGCTGAGAGACATTTAAACCAATGAGGAACCATGCTTTTGAAAAAGATACGCTTCTAGCAAATTTCATAGCTGGTACGGCTTACAGCCAGCATTGTGAGCCAACAACAGGGCCCATCTGCTTACGATTTCAGTACTTTCATGGTTGGCATACCAGTTAGAATATAGTTCAATATAGTTATTTACTGTTTCAGCCATAAGCAGTGGAGGGAAGATGGGAAACCAGACCTTTCGGATAAAGCGATTTGaaagcaatacaaaataaacaaagaccGTTTACTGATATTCAGCGAGGCACACCAGACAGATGTTTGCACAAGTCACTAACCCACAAGACACACAGCGCCTGCCTATTCTAGGTTCCCATGCTGATTACTCTTAGTCCAAGGGGACTGGAAGGATCTGTGATGGCAGCACTAAGGGGGATACCAGAGAGCCAAGTCTTCTCACGAGAGAAACTTCAGCGGCTTGTGGTCGATGGGGGCggctgaagctgctgctgctgtctagGCGTGAGTCAAGATAACTCCTGGTTCTAGTGTACATTTAGATCAAGTACTGTACTGAAGATGAatggataaacaaacaaacaaaccctcattCATATTAAATTAAGCACCAGAATAAAAGGTCATTCAGCAAAACAAAATTTGAATCTAGCTGTCACTAGTACAGCTCTTTGGATTTGAATGCCTAAGAGGTAACTATGTACACACACATTTAAACAGATATATtcaatatcctttttttttttttttgcatcacaGTGTAACCATACTACTTCCCAGATGGTTTGCTTGGGAAATAATTCTTCAAACAGAAGAGGGAAGGGACATTTCCTCTTTAGGGAAAGATTACTCTTACGTTTAACATGAAAGATAAAGCTAAAGTGCAGTAGAGACTTGAAAGCCCATCAGACGAGGATAGCAGCAGCCAGCAGAGAGGAACAATGCAACGTTTTTCTTACGCCATGTAAAAGACATTGTACCGGTATTAGAAAGAAGCAGATTTTCCAATGTAAGGCTTTCCGTATTATTCATGCTATCAGCAGCTATGTGGTGTTAGTGTAAAATATCCTCCAATCCGTTCCTCCTCTCATAAATTTTAGAATATTAATGCAAAAATCATGccataaaaattattcaaatctCTTGAAACAGTGTGTAGAAAAGTTCCTATCAGTGAactttacatacacacacacatacacacacaaacacatagtGGAAGTGTCTGACTGAGTCACCCCACATAAAAGCAGCAGCTGGGGGAAATTACAAGCTGATGCTTATTTCACATAACTGTTTATTACAAAATGTGCTTAGGGATGATTCAGCCAGCAAATCAAACGCCCCTTAAAAAACCTATCATGAAGAAGTCAATTTGCGTTTTTTTTTACCTGCTCCCCAACTTCCAACCTCCCACAGGTAACAGCTAGAAGCTCTGGccactttcacacacaaaaataatcctGTGTGCTTAAGGGCTGCAAGAGCAAATCACTTAATTAATATCAACCTCTTTATCCAGTGCATTAAAAAGTATGTAGCTACATGGAACCAGCCATAAAAACTTCAGTGGATGTACAAGTCCTTGTTAAAGGTACAGTACCGAGACATTTCACATGACATTAAAAATAAGAGCTGCATATAGTTGCATCCTTTGATCTTGAAGACTTTGCTAGACATTCTTTCTTAAAAGAGCAAAGTTTAACTTTCTTAGGAATGTTTTGATTTCGGTCAGACCTTATAAGTTAGTTGACCTTGTAAATTATTATTCCACCCtccttctcattttctttttaaactaaaAGCAAGGATTTATAAACCTCAGCCAGTACAAATGACTAAACCTTTAACCAACCTGCCCGAAGATACACACAAGctgcagtacttttttttttgaaaaaaagaactaATGGTTACTACAATATTATGTCCTTCTCACTGCAAAGAGAGCACAGAAATTGCTATGTTTGGGGTCATGGGGAAGGAACATGCCTTACATTCACTCTAGGACTGTTCACGCAGGCCTTCAACAAAATTCTGGGGCAAGTGATGGGGGGAAAGCATGCACAGAAGAAAGGAGcatttaaaaagcacaggtcaaAAGAGAGCGCTAGCTATTAAAAGTAATTTGAAATTAGGGAATTATTCCTCTAGAGTTTGTAGAAAAAGTCGATCCAAAACAACTGTTCACACAGGAATACATATTCAAAAAGAGGGAAACTTACACAAAGAGAAAAAGGCAAAAGATGGCCTTtcggggaaaggggggggcacaaAATTACACTACTCAGTTTGGAGGTTTCAAAAACGCAGCAATTTTCTCAGCCAGCCCAACCAAAATCCTTTTTGCATTAGTCTTTATAAAGCATGTTCCACAGATTAATtgtccaaagagagagagagagaagtgttccCATTTACTCCCAGCCATTGTCTTTGATCATGTGGGCAAGTTCAATGATGAATTTTCCTTCTTTGTATTTCTGACTGCTTTCAAACGCATGTTCCTAGGCAAGAAAATAAAGTATTAGATTTCGTGATCCGCCGCCTCAAATAAGAATGCTTCTTAACATATCTGTTAGGGGCAAGGCAAGAGTATTGCTCAGCTTAACTGTTGTACTTTATGCACTTCAGCATCACTGTATGAACGAAAGAGGGGTGACCTGGTTCAAACCTCAACAGTTCAATACTTTACACAGGTGAGCAATGGACTCAATTATTAGCAGAAGACTGTTGATTTAAAGCAAGAGTGGAAACCACTTTCAACCAGaagactagatcaggggtaggcaacctaaggcctggggggcggatgcggctcaatcgccttctcaatccggcccacagacagtctggaaatcagcatgcttttacatgagtagaatgtgtgcttttatttaaaatgcatctctgggttatttgtggggcataggaattcgttcatcccaccACAttgtttgagggacagtggactggcccacagctgaaaaaggttgctgacccctggtctagatcaatCAGTGCCTAACCCTCCATGGGCATATTTGTCAGGTGGGCAGCTGTGCTGATTCCATATGATCAGTGGAGTGACCTGAGCAAAAGCCACAGGGCTTGTATTTGGTGCCCTATTTAAGCAGCGCCAAAGCAGGAGACTCAAAGGCTCCTGATTGCTCCTTTGCGCCACAGCTTTATTGAACCAGCTCCTGGTGTCAGGTAAATGGTAGGTGGGCATGGCCAAGCCAGAACAGCCTCACTGGAAAGCCTAAAACggggggtcaacaaactttttcagcaggggtccagtccactgtccctcagactttgtggggggccagactatatttaggggaaaaaaatgaacgaattcctatgccccacaaataacccaattactactactactactacttctactagAGGAAGGCCAACTGGTGATGGAAGATTGGGTTACCTCTCTAAGATGTGGATAACTTTTACCCATGGATCTGAATTGTAGCCAGACTTGGTCAATTTATCCTCAGGCCACCAGTCTGACAAGAACACAAGGCATCAAAGAGGGACTGACAAGACCCAGAGGGTATCAATGTTGGGGTACTCAcactagacccactgaaataaacagaCATTAATAACTTTAATGAGTCTACTCCGAGTAGTACTTAGTTGGCGACAACCCAGATACTCCCACATTTGCACACAGCCTATTCCAATGACCAGACAAAACCAAGCGGTTGCATGTCCAAAAATGGGCAAATGCTTACATATTTCCATCCAAGAGTGGTTTTGCAGTTTTCACAATAAATATCTGCTACTGCATGCAAGCCTGTCAGAAGAACTCTCTCTTCTGCAGGACCACAGCCCACATTCAccctgcaagagagagagagtggggaaaGCATAAGCCATTTTATAAGAATTTAACTTCCCCTCCCATTAATATAaagatacagtgatacctcgcaagacgaaaataattcgttctgcgggtcgtgccgtcttacgaaaattttcgtcttgtggaaacaaatggcagatggcaaaaaaaaagcggcaaaaaaaaattcgtcttgcgagacgcggccatagaaagctttgtcttgcgaggcaacaaagaattgcTAGGCGCTTTCGTctagcaagtttttcgttgcgcgaggcaatcgccttgcgaggtaccactctatatgcAAATGCTAGATGCAAAATCTCAAGATCATTCACACCAGGATTTTTGGCAAATATTTCCAACATCACACAAGGAAGCCATTTTAAAGCCAAGATGCTTTGCTTGTTCCTCCTTACATACAGCAAGCTTTTGAACACAAACCAAATTAAACATTTGTGTGATTTCCAACCTAGTATTAATTACCAGGTAAATTGTTGTagccagtgccatttttctagaaaaagaggtgccagagctcatcATGAagttctcccttgttctcttagaatggcaatggtgcccacctgagaggtgctggagctgagctctggtgagcttcatctggaaaaaaaagccctggctttaACTATGGCTTTGtttctgtgtttcttttaaaagtaaaggacccttggagaattaagtccagtcaaaggcgactatggggttgcggcgctcatctcacttttcggctgagggagccgatgtttgtccacagacagctttcggggcatgtggctagcaggactaaaccgcttctggcacaacggaacaccgtgacggaaaccagagtgcacagaaacaccgtgtACCTTCCGGCCgcggcagtacctatttatctacctgcactggcatgcttttgaactgctaagttgacaggagctgggacagagcaacgggagctcaccccgtcgcagggattagaactgccaaccttctgattgggttTAGACCAatagcgccacctgcaccccatGTTTCTTTTAGCTATGGCTAGGAAAAGGTGGTTATATGCCACCAACAGAAGTTATTACCTACATTGAAAAGGATTTTAATAGATACTCTAAAGAAGAAAAAACGTTGCACTGTAAAGTCTATAGTTAGTTAGAATTATGTTTCCGTATGGGCTGGTTCCAAACAGAACTTTTCTGGCATGCTAATTAAGAGGAACTTAGCTGTCTTATATCAAGTCAGCCCactagtccacctagctcagttttgtttacactggttggcagcatctctccaggaacCTTTCTTATCTAGACTTGATCTAGACTGTGGATCTTTcgcatgcaaagcatgcactcttTTACTGAGTCACAGCCGTTCAGCCCTCAGAAGCCTTCCACATGTGCCTGACTGAAGGATGTGTGGCCTTCTGCAGGCAGAGCAAAATCCTTCTCTCACTCCATTCAAAGTATTTGAAAACTACAAAATGCCAGATGCCAGGGAGCAACAACACAGAAGGGCTACTGTATTTCAGCCATGTTTATGGCTTCCAAGATGTCTGCTAGGCACTGTGGGAAGCAgactgctagactagatgggccactgggctgATCCCATAGGGCTCGACTTGGGTCTTTGCATAAACCATGACAAAAAGCCAATCCACTCACATGCTATTGGTGTAAAATAGTCCTCCTATTtcatagaaaataataattgcactTACACTGAATTAAAGAGGTAGGCTCGCCCCTGGCTTCCCTGAAAGgactgtaaaagaaaaagaagacatatacatatatataaatatttttttaaagcactaaaACATTGTCTCAATGAAGAGGCAAATCAAAGCATTGCATCTGAACTTTGAAACTAGCACATTGTATGTCAAGTGCAAATTCAGCTGCATGTACAGTATTGTTCCAAGTAATTATTCTTCAGATCTGCCACATGGGGCTGGAAACTCATTGTCTAAGCTCTAATCTCAAAACCAAATCTTTCTCCAATTGTTTGTGCAACTACTGCTAGGTATAGTGCCTTCTTTAAGCCAACAGTGTCTGACACTGCTGCAATAGACAAAAGAAAAAGTATGGTACGGGAGTTAACGTAATGTAGTATAGCAAAGAAAGATATGGCACAGTTCAAAACCTTAGCTATAGAAGTCTGTAGCTCCACTCTACCATTAACACACACTGTTTTAAGGCAATCCACTGTTCCTTCCCCATCAGTAATATGGGGATAGTAACAGTCTACCTTATAATATTATTGAAACCTTATTGAAATAAAACATGTGAAAAATACATGGATTTGCCTCTCAATAATTTATTGCACTCACTTTGCCCTCCACTTTTGTTGCTTATTTAGTAAGCTAAATAAGTaagttttaaataaattttgCTTTTAATCAACTTGGGTCATTATTCCCTAAACTAAGCCAAAAAATGACACAGGTGCAATTGTATAGGATTACAGAAAATTAAAATTGGATAACTAGAAAAATGAGTTCACTGGGCATTCTCCATTCAGTTCTTGAGTTATTAGAAAGAGTTtcaagttgggtgtgtgtgtgaaactgtcaaagtgcaccccaccccaccccaccaaaggaTTCTAGTGTTAGGAGAAGGGACACAATTAAAACTGGAGATTTAAAATGACACTCAGTTATAGCTGGTGCTTTAAAAAATGAGTCTGGCGAGCCTACTCCTAGCGTCTttgctccccaataaaatatttgagggggtcgcccccccaaaaaaagttggtaggaaacccagccagatgggcggggtataaataatatattattattattattattattattattttattattataggaatcgccattcaaatggtgtgtgcacaccgtgtcatgtgatcgattatgtgggag encodes:
- the YPEL1 gene encoding protein yippee-like 1; translated protein: MVKMTKSKTFQAYLPNCHRTYSCIHCRAHLANHDELISKSFQGSQGRAYLFNSVVNVGCGPAEERVLLTGLHAVADIYCENCKTTLGWKYEHAFESSQKYKEGKFIIELAHMIKDNGWE